The following DNA comes from Denticeps clupeoides chromosome 14, fDenClu1.1, whole genome shotgun sequence.
GTGGTTTTAAGAGTGGAAAGtgacacaaaaaatgtgaatgtcTATCCTGTTGCAGGTAGTAAAATCCTCTTTTAGGGTCATCATGTCCCTCATGGTGTTTGTAAATCAGGTTGTGTATTTTGGGTATTCTAGGCTGCCCCAAATGTCCTGTAGATGGTGAGGTTCAGCCTGACCTGAAGTAGGTTTTATGGACCATTAGAGAGTTCTCAGATAATCTGCTTTTTGTGAAGAAGGGTGCTTGCCCGCTGTTTGCATGCTCCATATGGCAGTGATAAACAAACATCAAAGGGATCATGGAATGGCCAGGCCTCCACCCGGCCAAAGCAGAGCATGGCTTAATGTAGAGGCCCTGCCCCCAGCATTTGGGATTAAATCAGTCGTTGAAAGCCTTGAGTCGTGGCTACCACTGCTAAGATGCCAGAAGTGTGTGACTGGGTTAAGGTGCATTTATTCTCAATGTTCACATGTGGGTTGAAATGCTCAGATTTCAGTTTGCGGATTCCGACAGAATGGAGCAGTAACACATGAAATCGCAGGGGCAGTCTAGTCATTTCCAATAAATCTGCAGTAAGTCTGCAGGGTGCTTTTATTTAAGAACCAGCTCATCGCCCTGATGCTCCCTGTTTgtgcctctttcccacacttgtttTTGTCCTAGATCTAAATTTGCACTATAGAAAGgctttattagtttttattaggttttttaaaatgtaaacgaTTGACAGCCATAGCTGTCTTTTTTTACTGAACCACTGTTACCGTGAGTcactgctgctgtttttgtccCACCTGGACCTCCTCTTTCTACATACATATTGACGTGGTGTAGATGAAAGCTACGCTTAGAGGTAGTTGGTGACACTGTTGAATTTGGAAGGCTGGTTGGTACATGGGGAGTAAAGGGTTCGTAAACCCGGCTGCACACAGCACATGACCCTGAACTTGACCGGCTCTCTCgtccccctctctcccccccgGCGCAGTTCACGAGGGCCCTGAAGCACTTCGGCGAAGACGCGGTGAAGATGCAGCCAGATGAATTCTTTGGCATCTTTGACCAGTTCCTGCAGGCCTTCACTGAAGCGCAGCAGGAGAATGAAAACATGCGTCGCCgtaaggaggaagaggagcgcaGGGCACGCATGGAGGCTCAGGTAAAATGATGACATGACAATTAAACATACATATTACTGATTTATCAATTCCCACAAAATGCCTTTTCATAAAACGATCTGGCTCACTGATTTTCAAAATatgactgaaaatgtgttgttttataGTTATTGATAGTTATTAACTAATTACTATCTCATTTGTGTTTACTAGCTGAAAGAGCAAAGGGAGAGGGAGCGCAAGGCACGGAAAGCGAAGGAGAATGGTGAGGACAATGGAGGCGAATTTGACGACCTGGTTTCGGCGCTGCGGTCTGGTGAGGTCTTCGACAAGGACCTGTCCAAGATGAAGCGAAACCGGAAGCGCATCAACAGCCAGACCACCGACACGGGCAGGGAGCGGCCGATCACCAAGCTCAACTTCTGAGCTACGACTCCCAAACAGGCCCAGACCTCTCCCACAGCCCCTCGTCGTCACCGCTTTTCATTTTGTTATCTGGACTCCACTGCCCTCCTGTGGTGGGGGTGGGTAGCACATCAATTAAACCCAACCACCCACCCACAAACGCTAACACGCTGACCTTTCAGACACCAGAGGATTCTTGTGGGGACAGCGACCCAGGAATGCTCCATAATTTACAAACATTACAAAGTAGCAAAACTTACGTTTTTCTTTACTGAATAATTATGAATCATCCAATGAGGCTGCTACCTGAGAACTTTTTAGTTCTGCGGATGCTGGTCTTCATTTGAGAGGATTACGGTGCTACTGCACAACTGGCTGGCCTTCTTGGCTAAAGTTACAGTGCTGAGGTACGGCTGAACAGGAGAAAATGCAACATAAATTGCATGTACAGCTCATCCCATCAACCATGGCCACAGCCAGGGCGCTACGGCAACAGGTTCCTGGACGCTGAAGCTCTTCCACTTCATAATTTAAACTATACGGATActgtaccatttttttttttaaacaaagatgtcaatgtttagtttttttttttatgtgacatcCATTGCAGAGTGCTGCAGCAAAGGAGCTACAGAGTCTACAGAGGAGCAGATAGCCGGACTTATCTTCCTCTGGAAGAAAACCAGaccatgtttccttttttataCAGAGCGTTTAATGTCCGCCATGACGGGATATCTCCTGCAGAAATTCCCCCAAAACGAAGATGGCTGTGTTGCGACGGCAGAGCCGTGTGACATAACTTTGTACTAAGGATGTTTTTACAGGGCCCAAGTCGGCCCTCTTCTGAAACACTGTGGACACTACAGGACACTATGCATTCAAGTCATCGTCACCTTTGTCACACgcaaagttaaaataaaaatgtaggcTTAATTTAAAAACAGGATAAGTGAACCAATGCAATACTCCTTCCGTCTGCTCTTCCTCTATCCCAGTGCCgactttatttcttttccttcaAGTCTAGTTttattgtgtaaaataaaattgtttcCATTAAATATGAGAGAGAAAACTCCTTTTGTAATTTAAATTGCCTTCCATTGTAAGATGGATCTGAAGCAAATAAATGGGATAAAACATGGCTCtctggaggggtttttattGACCCGGTGGGTGACACACTAGAAAATTAAGCCAAAATATTTggtaatattttgtaatattaccaaatatttactttatttgccccatatttaagatgggtcctaatatttaagacgtatttaaaaaaactgaaggttttgcagacatttgaaacaaattattaccataacccagacattcaaagttcagtgcatatgtgttatattgaatagtgcatcaggattaaataaaacacaatgcacCACGTTTGAACTCTTAAGTAAACTTAAAGACTTTATTCACCTAAGCAGGAAGCCACCACTTAGGCTATCGTCGCTCTCTTGAACAAAGCTTGCGGCGCCGGTGTAGTGAGCATGGCctcccacctccaccaccaccgcctTGAAGTCTCCACAAGTAGTTTCCTGTGATGGGAATCGAGCAGACTGTCCTTTAAATTACTCTGCATGTATCTGGTACGTGATTTAAGAATAACATTAAGGCCGAGGTGGTCTTTTTATAGAACATCACATTGTCAAAGAATAtggaaattatatattttatttaagtcaGTTGCAGCCACTCAGTTGGCCTCtcacacaatattacactttttaGAAAGCCGAATCTTGTTGGCGAATCTTACCTGCACTGCTTCGCCCGTGAAGAGTGATCCAGTAGCCCCACTCCTGAAGGTGCGGGTCTGGTTCAGCTGAATGAGGCCTTTGTGGTGCTGCAGGGCAATACGAGCTGTCACTCCCGATCCTGTGGGGCTTCGGTCGACCTGATAAAGGTACAACAAAATCAGATTCTTAAAAAACTTAATGCTCTGTGTTGTAAGCTCTAAAAGTAGGTGTGGTTAACACCATTACTAGCGCCACCCTTACGATGCATTTTTTAACTATACCTCATTATTGGGTactagtagcctatgaaccagaagaaccggggactgtccctgtaactactgattgtaagttgctctggatgagggcgtctgataaatgctgtaaatgtaaattaacaaaACTGAACACAATCTGAAACGTAGGTCTTGAGATCACGTGATATTATGGTTGAATTAAATTGCTATAATCTAGttataatcactgctataatcaaCCCCACCGCCATCTTCAacgctttgtttctattggttgcaTGGTAATGAGTCACAAtgcacagaggtcaaagttcatcaaTATCCTGCAAAGGATGCAGTGCATTGGATGTGAAATtgaccagtaaaaaaaaaataaataaaaaattataaaaccaCTGATAGGTGTTTATTGGCTCCTCCTAGTTTGAACATTGTCTATAAAAACATCCTTTAAGTTTGTTTTttgagtgacagaaataatgacatgctggggtgggtagttagttcctcagATACAGGTAACTGGCAAGCAGTTGTTTTTTctgattatttctgtaaatcctgacaTGGCATTACTGGACACCCCCCATGCGTCATGTTTATTATAGCGCGTTCTCTGTAACCTGCATTAATAAGTGTGTGTCGACTGTCACACCAACAGTGTACTGAAGATGGGAGTAAAATGGGACATGGTGCATTAAAGATCTCCAATATTCTGAGTAAAAAAGCTCTGTGACAAACCTGAGCATCAgcaaacacgcacacatttGCTGTGGGCGTGTCCGAGAAGGCATCTTTTCCATCTGTGAGAATGGTGCCGTACAAGAAAGACAGATCTTCATGGACGGGGTGATGCAGCTTCACCTAACAGAAGCAGAAaggattgtttttgtcattgtgaagcacagcaagcactgAACAagggtgacaacaaaatgtgtcctctgcgtttaaacatcacccttagtgagcagtgggcagccatgacaggcgcccggggagcagtgtgtggggacggtacctcagtggcacgatTTGAacccacttccttacctgctaggccaccactgcatagAAATGCCACATGTAGAAATTCTTCTTTATATCTTATGCAGAAGACCATAGGATTCACTTAATGTTAAAATCTTCCCTTTAATACCttaaaaaatctctctctttaCCTCAGACTTGACCGCAGCAGTGACAGCAGTTGCAACGTCGACTAGATCCCTGGTCCTGGACTTACTGACATCCAGACCAAGTTGCTCAGCACTGACAAGTGCATAGAAAGCCCCTCCATAGCTGATGTCCACCGTGACCTCTCCATGACCCGGGACAGAGATGCTCACATCTGAAATCGGGGGGAATAATGTTTCACTCACTtgcggctgccagagcccatcctggcacgcacgcacgcacgcacacacacaacacacacacacacacaacacacactattCCACCCAGTGTGCACACCTTAAGAAGGCTGGAGggaaccggagaacctggaggaaatcCACGCCAATGCAATGCAAAGCATTaaaactccgcccacacagggtggcagtagcctagtgggtaacacactcgcctatggaccagaagacccgggttcaaatcccccttactaccattgtgtccctgagcaagacacttaaccctgagtgtctccaggaggggactgttgctgtaactactgattgtaagtcgcatgGATAAGGtaatttgataaatgctgtaaatgtaacgtcCGAGGCCACGTTTCTCATCCTATTCATAAATGGTCTAGTTTTTATTCACATATATATAGGGGGTGTGTATCACGATACATGGGACAGGATATGATTTGTGATCCTGTATTGCACCATATCAAATTACATGAATAATCCGAAACAGCATAACTCTAAATTTGTGcacaaaaatatgtatattttgatGTGCCTGTGTCGATACATATCGCGATATATTGCCGTATTCACCTGTGGCGAACGCGAACGCCGGGACGCTG
Coding sequences within:
- the l3hypdh gene encoding trans-L-3-hydroxyproline dehydratase is translated as MDAARLPPHDGAVLSVVDMHTGGEPLRIIVSGHPEVAGDTVLAKRRYARRHLDHLRRALLFEPRGHRDMYGALLVASELPEADLGVLFVHNEGYSTMCGHAVLALGRFAVDYGLVAEKKSPETQVNIHCPCGLVRAFVRYSHGKSGAVRFHSVPAFAFATDVSISVPGHGEVTVDISYGGAFYALVSAEQLGLDVSKSRTRDLVDVATAVTAAVKSEVKLHHPVHEDLSFLYGTILTDGKDAFSDTPTANVCVFADAQVDRSPTGSGVTARIALQHHKGLIQLNQTRTFRSGATGSLFTGEAVQETTCGDFKAVVVEVGGHAHYTGAASFVQESDDSLSGGFLLRD